A window of Rufibacter sp. LB8 contains these coding sequences:
- a CDS encoding circadian clock KaiB family protein codes for MDYWIQLFINRNSITSMGAEENLNAILKKYYPGEFRLEIIDIMEDPDKAEEAGILAIPTLIRKWPAPEVRLIGALTVQTRVLAGLGIANVDHLQKQ; via the coding sequence ATGGATTACTGGATACAACTTTTTATAAATAGAAACAGCATCACGTCTATGGGTGCTGAAGAAAATTTAAACGCTATCCTCAAGAAATATTACCCCGGCGAGTTCCGTCTTGAGATTATTGACATTATGGAAGACCCAGACAAAGCCGAAGAGGCGGGAATTCTGGCTATTCCAACCCTTATCAGAAAATGGCCCGCGCCGGAAGTGCGCCTGATTGGTGCCTTAACCGTGCAGACCCGCGTGCTGGCTGGCCTGGGCATTGCCAACGTAGACCATTTGCAGAAGCAGTAA